A window of the Periplaneta americana isolate PAMFEO1 unplaced genomic scaffold, P.americana_PAMFEO1_priV1 scaffold_82, whole genome shotgun sequence genome harbors these coding sequences:
- the LOC138694191 gene encoding LOW QUALITY PROTEIN: NADH-ubiquinone oxidoreductase chain 2-like (The sequence of the model RefSeq protein was modified relative to this genomic sequence to represent the inferred CDS: substituted 10 bases at 10 genomic stop codons), whose translation MTNNSTKILLLTTLTRGILISISSNSXLGAXIGLEINLLSFIPLISTNKNVYTTEASIKYFIVQALASSTLLFLIIRKSIIEELYTFSNNYLTSIIINTPLLLKSGAAPLHXXFPSIIEGLRXNNCFILITIQKIAPLILISYLLTINIFMXTIILISVIIGSIGGLNQISIRKILTYSSINHIGXMLVAISIGENIXIFYFLIYSILTLTIITIVKSHQISFINQTFLIGSEISTIKFLIFTTLLSLGGLPPFLGFLPKXIIIQHIIINEINFIISFIVVMSLITLYYYLRVCYASFIILYIEPKXNVQFHNSKIIPAGIILSSISILGLILCTLTINIF comes from the coding sequence atgaccaacaattcaacaaaaatccTCTTGTTAACAACTCTAACAAGaggtatattaatttcaatttcatcaaaTTCATGATTAGGGGCATGAATaggattagaaattaatttattatcatttattcctctaataTCAACTAATAAGAATGTATACACAACAGAAGCCTCAATAAAGTATTTTATTGTACAAGCTCTAGCATCATCAACTCTACTATTCctaattattagaaaatcaataattgaagaattatacacattttctaataattatttgacatcaataattattaatacacccTTATTATTGAAAAGTGGAGCCGCTCCACTTCACTGATGATTTCCAAGTATTATAGAAGGATTAAGATGAAACAATTGTTTCATCTTAATCACTATTCAAAAAATTGCACCACTAATACTAATTTCATACTTACTAACCATAAATATATTCATGtgaactattattttaatatctgttATTATTGGATCCATTGgtggattaaatcaaatttcaattcgaaaaatcctaacatattcttcaattaatcaTATAGGGTGAATGTTAGTAGCTATAAGtattggagaaaatatatgaattttttaCTTCCTAATCTATTCAATTCTAACTTTAACAATCATTACTATTGTTAAatcacatcaaatttcatttattaatcaaaCGTTTTTAATAGGAAGTGAAATATCTACAATAAAATTTTTGATATTTACCACTTTATTATCATTGGGAGGTTTACCTCCATTTCTAGGGTTTttaccaaaatgaattattattcaacatataattataaacgaaataaattttattatttcgtttatagtGGTCATGTcattaataacattgtattattatttacgaGTTTGCTATGCAAGCTTTATAATTCTATATATCGAGCCAAAATGAAATGTTCAATTTCATAATAGTAAAATTATTCCAGctggaataattttatcttcaatCTCTATACtaggtttaatattatgtacactaacaataaatatcttttaa